One Salvia splendens isolate huo1 chromosome 12, SspV2, whole genome shotgun sequence genomic window carries:
- the LOC121758461 gene encoding uncharacterized protein LOC121758461 isoform X1, with product MCIRELIRVASAAALVVVVMILCSEIPGAGATMFPEVEITLANDGESPVWFMCQMTQKGDSLYELPPNSTYRFSFTHVAFPMRWCYMYIHPGSQGFFWVYTVRSRCTKCFWSIDKHPSLYRNDIGRWERQKLFMPPSFNISNFLLNDTQSAR from the exons ATGTGCATCAGAGAGTTAATCAG GGTGGCCTCGGCTGCAGCATTGGTTGTGGTGGTGATGATCCTCTGCTCGGAGATCCCGGGGGCTGGGGCAACCATGTTCCCGGAGGTGGAAATAACGCTGGCTAACGATGGGGAGAGCCCGGTGTGGTTCATGTGCCAGATGACGCAGAAGGGGGACTCCCTGTACGAGCTGCCCCCAAACAGCACGTACCGGTTCAGCTTCACGCACGTGGCCTTCCCGATGCGGTGGTGCTACATGTACATCCACCCGGGCAGCCAGGGCTTCTTCTGGGTGTACACGGTGCGATCCAGATGCACCAAGTGCTTCTGGAGCATCGACAAGCACCCTTCTCTCTACCGCAACGACATCGGCAGGTGGGAGAGGCAGAAGCTCTTTATGCCGCCATCTTTCAATATCTCCAATTTCTTACTTAATGATACTCAATCTGCGAGATAA
- the LOC121758461 gene encoding uncharacterized protein LOC121758461 isoform X3 yields the protein MAAAAQISSSLYYQRNFRLDYSENFSFHAQIMDGVRVCCWIFSLNCAWTWKSVAEQEAKQWCRCLENGNGWLCFRFRNGKRTPREFCQQWWLSQFWWEFLKQSPSSNVHQRVNQPHKKGKNRRYPSFSI from the exons ATGGCCGCGGCGGCGCAgatttcttcatctctctactacCAGCG GAATTTCCGCCTTGACTACAGCGAAAACTTCTCGTTTCACGCGCAAATTATGGACGGCGTTCGCGTTTGCTGCTGGATCTTCTCTCT AAACTGCGCATGGACTTGGAAATCAGTTGCAGAGCAGGAAGCAAAGCAATGGTGTAGATGCCTGGAAAATGGCAATGGTTGGCTTTGCTTCCGATTTCGTAATGGGAAAAGGACTCCTCGAG AATTTTGCCAACAGTGGTGGCTATCACAGTTTTGGTGGGAGTTCTTAAAGCAATCTCCATCTTCCAATGTGCATCAGAGAGTTAATCAG CcacacaaaaaaggaaaaaacaggAGATACCCTTCATTTTCCATATAG
- the LOC121758461 gene encoding uncharacterized protein LOC121758461 isoform X2: MAAAAQISSSLYYQRNFRLDYSENFSFHAQIMDGVRVCCWIFSLNCAWTWKSVAEQEAKQWCRCLENGNGWLCFRFRNGKRTPREFCQQWWLSQFWWEFLKQSPSSNVHQRVNQGGLGCSIGCGGDDPLLGDPGGWGNHVPGGGNNAG, translated from the exons ATGGCCGCGGCGGCGCAgatttcttcatctctctactacCAGCG GAATTTCCGCCTTGACTACAGCGAAAACTTCTCGTTTCACGCGCAAATTATGGACGGCGTTCGCGTTTGCTGCTGGATCTTCTCTCT AAACTGCGCATGGACTTGGAAATCAGTTGCAGAGCAGGAAGCAAAGCAATGGTGTAGATGCCTGGAAAATGGCAATGGTTGGCTTTGCTTCCGATTTCGTAATGGGAAAAGGACTCCTCGAG AATTTTGCCAACAGTGGTGGCTATCACAGTTTTGGTGGGAGTTCTTAAAGCAATCTCCATCTTCCAATGTGCATCAGAGAGTTAATCAG GGTGGCCTCGGCTGCAGCATTGGTTGTGGTGGTGATGATCCTCTGCTCGGAGATCCCGGGGGCTGGGGCAACCATGTTCCCGGAGGTGGAAATAACGCTGGCTAA
- the LOC121759750 gene encoding cyclase-like protein 2, which translates to MREMRILVICILALAVSSSSTNSNDVPVRRDDYEGGVIHDITHSFTPNTPVGIYPNGLGKFLTLLRSMKNGSDFNFSELKLPLHAGTHVDAPGHFYENYFEQGFDADTLDLRVLNGPALLVDVPRDKNITAEVMKSLNIPKGVRRVLFRTLNTDRRLMYTNKFDSSYVGFTGAGAQWLVDNTGIKLVGIDYLSVASTDYLTAAHRVFLKSKEIILVEGLKLDDVEAGLYTVHCLPLRLVGAEGSPIRCVLMKG; encoded by the exons atgagagaaatgaggaTTTTAGTGATTTGCATCCTTGCTTTGGCtgtttcatcttcttcaaccaaTTCAAACGACGTTCCTGTACGGAGGGACGACTACGAAGGTGGAGTGATCCACGACATCACTCACAGCTTCACTCCTAACACGCCGGTGGGAATCTACCCCAACGGACTCGGCAAGTTCCTCACGCTGCTCAGGAGCATGAAGAACGGCTCCGACTTCAATTTCTCCGAGCTCAAATTGCCGCTCCACGCCGGCACTCACGTCGACGCGCCTGGCCATTTCTACGAGAACTACTTCGAACAAGGCTTTGATGCCGATACCCTTGACCTCAGAGTACTCAATG GTCCTGCGTTGCTCGTAGACGTTCCCAGAGACAAGAATATTACTG CTGAAGTTATGAAGTCGTTGAACATTCCCAAGGGTGTGAGAAGAGTACTTTTCAGAACACTAAATACGGATAG GCGCCTTATGTACACAAATAAATTTGATTCGAGTTACGTGGGATTCACAGGAGCTGGAGCACAGTGGCTTGTAGATAACACTGGTATCAAACTTGTGG GAATCGATTACTTGTCGGTTGCTTCCACTGATTATCTGACCGCTGCTCATCGTGTTTTTCTTAAAAGCAAG GAAATCATCCTAGTTGAAGGGCTGAAacttgatgatgttgaagctgGATTATACACTGTGCACTGCTTGCCTTTGAGATTGGTTGGTGCTGAGGGATCACCCATCAGATGTGTTCTGATGAAGGGATGA
- the LOC121759590 gene encoding LRR receptor-like serine/threonine-protein kinase FLS2, whose product MSHFFTIPAAAVLLLLIAASASSSAVPSETAALRAFKSAVKPASIPPSSCLATWNFSFDPCAAPRVTHFTCGVTCAGDRVVQLTLDSQGYSGTLTPLISQLSQLVTLDVGENAFHGPIPASIAALPNLRNLILRVNSFSGALPPSIAAAKSLITLDLARNSISGALPDLSPLESLTRLDLSYNKLTGALPRLPPNLNELALKSNSLSGQLTKSSFSELTHLMVLELAENSLSGAILPWLFLLPSLQQIDLAKNSITSVSVAAPNSNSELVAVDLSYNKLEGNLPEEFADYAALRSLALSYNKLRGPIPWQYSRKGSSLRRLYLDGNFLNGSPPQGLFSGDGQVSGSLGDNCLRRCPAASELCLKSQKPASICQQAYGGKPKPKS is encoded by the coding sequence ATGTCTCATTTTTTCACCATCCCCGCCGCCGccgtcctcctcctcctcatcgcCGCCTCCGCGTCGTCATCCGCCGTCCCCTCGGAGACCGCCGCCCTCCGCGCCTTCAAATCCGCCGTGAAGCCCGCCTCCATCCCCCCTTCCTCCTGCCTCGCCACGTGGAACTTCTCCTTCGACCCCTGCGCCGCGCCGCGCGTCACCCACTTCACCTGCGGCGTCACGTGCGCGGGAGACCGAGTCGTCCAACTCACCCTCGACTCGCAGGGCTACTCAGGCACGCTCACCCCACTCATCTCTCAACTCAGCCAACTCGTCACCCTCGACGTCGGCGAGAACGCCTTCCACGGCCCCATCCCCGCCTCCATCGCCGCCCTCCCCAACCTCCGCAACCTTATCCTCCGCGTCAACTCCTTCTCCGGCGCCCTCCCCCCCTCAATCGCCGCCGCCAAATCGCTCATCACGCTCGATCTCGCCCGCAATTCCATCTCCGGCGCCCTCCCCGACCTCAGCCCCCTCGAATCCCTCACCCGCCTCGACCTCAGCTACAACAAGCTAACCGGCGCCCTCCCCCGCCTCCCCCCCAATCTCAACGAATTAGCCCTAAAATCCAACTCGCTCTCCGGCCAACTCACCAAATCCTCCTTCTCCGAGTTGACTCACCTCATGGTGCTCGAGCTCGCAGAAAACTCCCTCTCCGGCGCGATTCTGCCGTGGCTCTTCCTCCTCCCGTCGCTGCAGCAGATCGACCTCGCCAAAAACAGCATCACGAGCGTCTCCGTCGCCGCGCCGAATTCCAACAGCGAGCTCGTGGCGGTGGATTTGAGCTACAATAAGCTGGAGGGGAATTTGCCGGAGGAATTCGCCGATTACGCGGCGCTCCGGTCGCTGGCGCTGAGCTACAACAAGCTGAGGGGGCCGATCCCGTGGCAGTACAGCAGGAAAGGATCGTCGCTGCGGAGACTCTACCTGGACGGGAACTTCTTAAACGGCTCTCCGCCGCAGGGGCTGTTCTCCGGCGACGGGCAGGTGTCGGGCAGCTTGGGAGACAACTGCCTGCGGAGGTGCCCGGCGGCGTCGGAGCTTTGCTTGAAATCGCAGAAACCGGCTTCGATTTGCCAGCAGGCCTATGGTGGGAAACCCAAACCCAAATCTTGA